The following proteins are encoded in a genomic region of Sulfurospirillum arsenophilum NBRC 109478:
- a CDS encoding HlyD family efflux transporter periplasmic adaptor subunit, whose translation MKEHILSIVEIESRLRHSRDAHETYLLAVNVFRELLAHEMAIGFSYKGYLKAVAYSDLPDFNKKSPFVTAIAHHIIQMDLTQGSKVIPTEELSPELHHQGIAYALIVPLIHPTNRRLLGVLVFGAIKGFSNEAVAIVNHCAETIALVLAAFSHSYFPSISRLKTWAIIAVSASVVMLFPVHLSTQGKVQVVAYEPTIITAPMNGVIKTVKVKSNDTVKKGDLLLTFDDTDIVGKQRITAQTINISAAEIVKQERSSFIDPSIKNKLEESRAERAVKEMEYSAITAQLNKLTLNAPVDGTIILDAPLDLIGKPVKTGEKLLSIINPKKVEVEILLAAHESNVVSLNDSVNIYLDDNPLHPVEGEVYKINYEPVIAPSNVLSYKAFIRLKDVSRQPSVGMCGNAKIQGESVPLFWYIFRKPIAYARWYLG comes from the coding sequence ATGAAAGAGCATATCCTTTCTATCGTCGAGATTGAAAGTCGTCTTCGACATTCACGCGATGCCCATGAGACTTATCTGCTGGCCGTCAACGTCTTTCGTGAACTTTTGGCGCATGAAATGGCAATCGGTTTTTCCTATAAAGGCTATTTGAAAGCGGTTGCATACTCCGATCTTCCCGATTTTAATAAAAAATCGCCCTTTGTCACGGCCATCGCACATCATATAATACAGATGGATTTGACACAAGGCTCTAAGGTCATTCCTACAGAAGAGCTCTCACCAGAACTGCACCATCAAGGCATCGCTTACGCACTGATCGTTCCATTGATTCATCCTACCAACAGGCGACTCTTGGGAGTATTGGTCTTTGGCGCTATTAAAGGCTTTAGCAACGAGGCTGTGGCCATTGTGAATCATTGTGCGGAGACCATCGCACTTGTGCTTGCTGCATTTTCACACTCTTATTTTCCATCCATTTCAAGGCTCAAAACATGGGCAATAATCGCTGTAAGTGCTAGTGTGGTGATGCTGTTTCCCGTTCATTTATCGACACAAGGCAAAGTGCAAGTTGTAGCTTATGAGCCGACGATTATCACTGCCCCGATGAATGGTGTCATCAAAACTGTCAAGGTCAAAAGCAATGACACGGTCAAAAAAGGAGATCTTCTTCTCACATTTGACGATACAGATATAGTCGGTAAACAGCGCATTACGGCACAAACCATCAATATTTCTGCTGCTGAGATCGTTAAACAAGAAAGATCCTCGTTCATCGATCCAAGCATCAAAAATAAACTCGAAGAATCCCGTGCAGAGCGCGCCGTCAAAGAGATGGAATACAGTGCTATTACCGCCCAGTTAAACAAATTGACACTCAATGCTCCTGTCGATGGAACGATTATTTTAGATGCTCCACTCGATCTCATCGGCAAACCCGTTAAAACAGGTGAAAAGCTTTTAAGCATCATTAACCCTAAGAAGGTTGAAGTCGAGATACTGCTTGCGGCACATGAATCCAACGTCGTGTCGTTAAACGACAGCGTCAATATTTACCTCGATGACAATCCTCTGCATCCAGTTGAAGGCGAAGTCTATAAGATCAATTATGAACCTGTGATTGCCCCTTCCAATGTGTTAAGCTACAAAGCCTTTATACGCCTAAAAGATGTCTCACGTCAGCCTTCGGTAGGGATGTGCGGTAATGCCAAAATCCAAGGCGAGAGCGTCCCTCTTTTTTGGTATATCTTCAGAAAACCGATTGCCTATGCGCGATGGTATTTAGGCTAA
- a CDS encoding efflux RND transporter periplasmic adaptor subunit produces the protein MKTLPFLALLALILSLQPAFAHRAIVEAKEQSVLSSELAAKIIKLPFRNGESFQKESVLIEYDCTLIKTQKEKIDVELVGLKQKADAYDRMVKLHSMSELDAVIARSEVRKKEAELKMATITVSKCQVKAPYAGKVLKTLVHEYEYVGEQKELIQIVGTQNLDLNVLVPASLIASLKEGQGVSFIADDIKFLAEGVIVGIDPAADPVSQTIHIRVKLIRFDEHIIPGIVGDAKFGVL, from the coding sequence ATGAAAACATTACCTTTTTTAGCTTTATTGGCACTCATCCTTAGCCTACAACCGGCGTTTGCCCATCGCGCAATCGTTGAAGCCAAAGAGCAAAGTGTGCTTTCAAGCGAATTGGCCGCCAAAATCATCAAACTCCCTTTTCGAAATGGGGAGTCCTTTCAAAAAGAGAGCGTTTTAATCGAATACGACTGCACGTTGATTAAAACGCAAAAAGAAAAGATCGACGTCGAACTTGTCGGACTGAAACAAAAAGCCGATGCATACGATCGAATGGTGAAACTTCATTCGATGAGCGAGTTGGACGCTGTGATAGCACGCTCTGAGGTGAGGAAAAAAGAGGCTGAATTGAAAATGGCCACGATTACTGTCTCCAAATGCCAAGTCAAAGCACCCTATGCGGGCAAAGTCTTAAAAACATTGGTGCATGAATACGAATATGTCGGCGAACAAAAAGAGCTGATTCAAATCGTAGGCACGCAAAATCTTGATTTAAATGTTTTAGTACCTGCATCCCTAATCGCCTCACTCAAAGAGGGACAAGGGGTTTCGTTTATCGCGGATGATATAAAATTCCTTGCAGAAGGCGTGATCGTTGGTATTGACCCTGCGGCCGATCCTGTAAGCCAGACCATTCACATTCGCGTCAAATTAATCCGTTTTGATGAACATATCATCCCAGGCATCGTCGGCGATGCCAAGTTTGGTGTCCTATGA
- a CDS encoding TolC family protein: MKYFNHTLKLSLATIIFLSLSGCSVAVQQLSQEEINTSSKADLAELKTVQQPVLAPISIDEAIQRALMYNRDHKLKTLEAQFEEKQLAMAEYGMWPTLMAQGGYTNRSNTSASNSRNVLTNGQTYDYSTSTDDDVKTAEARISWNIIDFGLSYVRAKQQADKVLIAQERQRKMDNQIEQDIREAYWKAVSAQNLLAQIEPVIVEVRQSIDESKQLETSLTGNLMDSLSFRREMLDILISLQNFRKDLLNAKPRLAVLMGMVPGTPFELSGKIDEKAIKTLHLDMEKMEMLAFAHRPELMESRYQNRISLQETKAAMLSLLPSISFDAGTNYTSNSYAYNNSWFDYGAHVSMNLFKVFTINDLQERAKMGENVAQEQQKAVAMAILTQVHLADIRYNEALEGWDASNQYYTVVQKISDISEKANANNIGTKQQLSREKLSKLIANVKRDIAYAEVQNSYGNLFFSIGLPNNSHQIEQIVQP, translated from the coding sequence ATGAAATATTTTAACCATACATTAAAACTAAGTCTTGCAACGATCATTTTTCTTTCCTTGTCCGGCTGTTCAGTTGCCGTCCAACAACTTAGCCAAGAGGAGATCAATACTTCATCAAAAGCTGATTTGGCAGAGCTCAAAACGGTTCAACAGCCCGTTCTAGCACCAATTTCAATAGATGAAGCGATTCAGAGGGCATTGATGTACAACCGTGACCATAAGCTGAAAACACTTGAAGCACAATTTGAAGAAAAACAGTTAGCGATGGCAGAATACGGTATGTGGCCGACACTTATGGCACAAGGTGGCTATACAAATCGTAGTAATACCTCTGCCAGCAATAGTCGCAATGTTCTCACCAATGGTCAAACATATGATTATTCAACCTCAACAGACGATGATGTTAAAACCGCAGAAGCGCGTATCTCATGGAACATTATTGATTTTGGTCTTTCGTATGTTCGCGCAAAACAGCAAGCCGATAAAGTTCTTATAGCACAAGAACGTCAGCGTAAGATGGACAACCAAATCGAACAAGATATAAGAGAAGCCTACTGGAAAGCAGTTTCTGCGCAAAACCTCTTAGCACAGATCGAACCAGTGATCGTAGAGGTTCGCCAATCCATCGACGAATCCAAACAACTAGAGACATCACTCACAGGAAACTTGATGGATTCATTAAGCTTTCGTCGCGAGATGCTCGATATTCTTATCTCGTTGCAAAACTTCAGAAAAGACCTCTTAAATGCAAAACCAAGATTGGCTGTTTTGATGGGAATGGTTCCGGGAACACCCTTTGAGCTTTCGGGAAAGATCGATGAAAAGGCTATTAAAACACTTCATTTAGATATGGAAAAGATGGAAATGCTCGCTTTTGCCCATCGTCCTGAGCTGATGGAGAGCCGTTACCAAAACCGCATTAGCCTTCAAGAGACCAAAGCGGCTATGCTTTCTTTGTTACCGAGCATTTCCTTTGATGCCGGTACCAACTACACAAGTAATTCTTACGCTTATAATAACTCGTGGTTTGATTACGGTGCCCATGTCAGTATGAATCTCTTCAAAGTCTTTACGATCAATGATCTGCAAGAGCGTGCCAAGATGGGTGAAAATGTGGCTCAAGAACAACAAAAAGCTGTTGCGATGGCAATCTTGACACAAGTGCATCTTGCGGATATTCGTTATAATGAAGCGCTTGAAGGCTGGGATGCTAGCAACCAATATTACACTGTCGTTCAAAAGATCAGTGACATTAGTGAAAAGGCCAATGCCAATAATATTGGTACAAAACAGCAACTATCACGTGAAAAGCTCTCAAAACTAATCGCCAACGTAAAACGCGATATAGCGTATGCAGAGGTACAAAACAGCTACGGCAATCTCTTCTTTAGTATCGGATTGCCAAACAATAGCCACCAAATAGAGCAAATTGTACAACCATGA